In Synechococcus sp. HK05, one DNA window encodes the following:
- the hisB gene encoding imidazoleglycerol-phosphate dehydratase HisB, which translates to MRTGEIHRVTGETDVRVKLNLDGTGRCQASTGVPFLDHMLHQISSHGLIDLEVNAVGDTHIDDHHTNEDVGIAIGQALAQALGDRRGIHRFGHFVAPLDEALVQVALDCSGRPHLSFGLQIPAQKIGSYDTELVKEFFVAVVNNSGLTLHIRQLDGVNSHHIVEACFKAFARALRLATEIDPRRAGAVPSSKGVLERAGA; encoded by the coding sequence ATGCGCACAGGTGAGATCCACCGCGTCACCGGCGAAACCGATGTGCGCGTCAAGCTCAATTTGGATGGAACCGGTCGCTGCCAGGCCAGCACCGGCGTGCCGTTTCTCGATCACATGCTTCACCAGATCAGCAGCCACGGGCTGATCGATCTGGAGGTGAACGCAGTAGGTGACACTCACATCGACGATCACCACACCAATGAAGACGTGGGCATCGCCATCGGTCAGGCCCTGGCCCAGGCGTTGGGCGACCGCCGTGGCATCCACCGCTTCGGCCACTTCGTGGCGCCGCTCGATGAGGCGCTGGTGCAGGTGGCGCTCGATTGCAGCGGCCGGCCGCACCTGAGCTTCGGCCTGCAGATCCCGGCCCAGAAGATCGGCAGCTACGACACGGAGCTGGTGAAGGAGTTCTTCGTGGCGGTGGTGAACAACTCCGGCCTCACCCTGCACATCCGCCAGCTGGACGGGGTGAATTCGCACCACATCGTGGAGGCCTGCTTCAAGGCCTTCGCCCGGGCGCTGCGCCTGGCCACCGAGATCGACCCGCGCCGCGCCGGTGCGGTGCCGAGCAGCAAGGGGGTGCTGGAGCGGGCTGGGGCCTGA
- a CDS encoding bestrophin family ion channel gives MLRQVGPLGSLKVALYLLRHLWTDFLVAALLCVGSLRLNPNLAQMLAPEVLLPTWGIAVSVFTGFRQSQAYERWWEARKLWGALLNHSRSWRDLLRALLGDHDQISPLLDAQVRLAWTMNAELRTDSQSHLRWALSRWSDAPISADQLLLQQARAIEQLHRSGAVDAWGRLQLLGVHSQISDTLGGLERIRNHPLPAPYDVFVRVAVWSFGYLLFLRMDALYAPVGAWVGFVVMLLFIAVERLGAFVETPFAPADLALPMNRICASISRLLLTDAHPLAQPPEPETALVWT, from the coding sequence ATGCTCCGGCAGGTTGGCCCGCTGGGGAGCCTCAAGGTTGCTCTCTATCTCCTGCGCCATCTCTGGACGGATTTTCTGGTCGCGGCCCTGCTCTGTGTGGGATCCCTTCGGCTGAACCCGAACCTGGCCCAGATGCTTGCCCCTGAGGTGCTTCTACCCACCTGGGGCATTGCTGTGTCGGTGTTCACTGGCTTTCGGCAGAGCCAGGCGTATGAACGTTGGTGGGAGGCGCGCAAGCTCTGGGGAGCCTTGTTGAATCACAGCCGTAGTTGGCGTGACCTGTTGCGGGCCCTTCTGGGTGACCACGACCAAATCTCGCCTTTGCTGGACGCTCAGGTGCGGTTGGCCTGGACGATGAATGCTGAGCTCCGCACTGATTCCCAGAGCCACCTCCGCTGGGCCTTGAGCCGATGGTCTGACGCACCGATCAGTGCTGATCAGTTGTTGCTGCAGCAGGCCCGGGCGATTGAGCAGCTGCATCGCTCCGGGGCTGTGGATGCATGGGGTCGTCTGCAGTTATTGGGGGTTCACAGTCAAATCTCCGACACCCTCGGCGGCCTAGAGCGCATCCGTAATCACCCGCTTCCAGCTCCTTACGACGTATTTGTGAGGGTGGCGGTGTGGAGCTTCGGGTATCTGCTGTTTCTGCGGATGGATGCCCTTTATGCCCCGGTTGGGGCTTGGGTGGGCTTTGTCGTGATGCTGCTGTTCATCGCCGTGGAACGTTTGGGAGCGTTTGTCGAAACTCCTTTTGCTCCAGCTGATCTGGCGTTGCCGATGAATCGCATCTGCGCATCGATCTCGCGCCTGTTGCTCACGGATGCCCACCCCCTGGCGCAGCCCCCGGAGCCGGAGACGGCCCTGGTGTGGACCTGA